From the Oryzias latipes chromosome 22, ASM223467v1 genome, one window contains:
- the plcb2 gene encoding 1-phosphatidylinositol 4,5-bisphosphate phosphodiesterase beta-2 (The RefSeq protein has 4 substitutions compared to this genomic sequence), translating to MNKKRYFLDPPEVKDYLVKGERFTKWSEDSTKTVPVTMKMDPKGFYVYWMNQSKETTFLDVNTIRDTRTGKYAKLPKHPKVRNVFNLDFPDSNHLAKTLTIVSGPDMVNLTYHNFFASKDKVTQNWANDILAISYNAARNNACRQVYLEKIYVRISLQTNKDGKIPVKNIYKMFPADKKRVESALAAAHLPKGKYDSMKADVFTEAAFRTFMMNLCPRPEIYEIFTSYSTKPTMSKENFTKFLYEKQRDSRLNEELFPRLRQDQIKALIDKYEPISTNSNRGFISPEGLLFFLMGPETSVVMQDKLAKSQDMTQPLPHYFIKSSHNTYLTAGQFSGVSSPEMYRQCLLSGCRCLELDCWKGKPPDEEPIITHGFTMTTEILFKDVIEAIAESAFKTSKYPVILSFENHVDSVKQQEKMANYCKTLFGDALLTEPLDKYPLKPGQQIPSPSELMGKILIKNKKGSHEKPAQAKKSSTAATDQAAAATPQDPNCPSQDETNPTSPSQENQADGEGTVEENEEQEDTEEQDEEKMKTSDEGTAGQEVTAYEAMSSIVNYIQPNKFISFDNARKKNKSYVISSFVETKGEAMISKTAVEFVEYNKRQMSRIYPKGTRMDSSNYSPQPFWNVGCQMVALNYQTMDFPMQLNMALFEFNGRTGYLLKHDVLRRGDKKFDPFCDRIDTVVASTLTIKIYSGQFLSDKNVKTGVEVEVIGLPGDPKKKYRTKWSTTPNAINPVWNEEPFVFEKILLPELASLRIVVHEENGKFLGHRIIPVDAIQSGFHHICLRSESNMPLTLPALFVYIEVKDYIPAAFADFTDALFNPTKGTEKTTKTPKESSTDYISPYELPLVVQPPTDKVKESAAPAAEKLTSEKTPSTDAADQSAQAAHESCPGAADPPQPDPPSTPTEDAGGPSSEVPSEDASSPKKAVEEKEAAQKPVAVLDAQDQPDTQSEPVVEQVVSDSCRRSEEPASAEPKSEETTPPAEAAGAGDNSQTEPSTVTTEHLTQHKNYLKVIKRQEREMKEFEKKYQKKEEELMQKYSDVFKAVKKKVSLKKKEGDDDTSDSSVKASRVQEQREKMQAELQVLWTEQCDQLKKKKEQCATERLAKLMEMAMEKHTSELKALESETKEKKKTVSKCSSTEKPKLKKAMSTEVLDDTSQSEGVQSSESFPQQEALMRKQEATLEEIKTLTNQLNQEAVKEHTQKLRSLPAEVKEAVNSCMGAHFPELVDKPGEKRVGEMGFYGDVFLG from the exons atgaataagAAAAGGTACTTTCTGGACCCTCCAGAGGTCAAAGACTATTTGGTCAAAGGAGAAAGATTTACCAAGTGGTCAGAG gattcGACAAAGACTGTTCCGGTGACGATGAAGATGGATCCAAAAGGGTTCTATGTGTACTGGATGAACCAAAGCAAG gaGACAACATTCCTGGACGTTAACACAATCAGAGATACCAGAACAGGAAAATATGCCAAACTTCCCAAA CATCCAAAAGTCCGTAATGTGTTCAACCTGGATTTTCCTGACAGCAACCACCTTGCCAAAACCTTGACCATCGTTTCAGGTCCAGACATGGTGAATCTGACATATCACAACTTCTTTGCCTCAAAAGACAAAGTGACACAG AACTGGGCGAACGATATTCTTGCGATTTCTTATAATGCTGCAAGAAACAATGCATGCAGACAAgtctttttggagaaaat ATACGTCCGCATTTCCCTCCAAACCAACAAGGATGGCAAGATTCCAGTGAAGAA CATTTACAAGATGTTTCCTGCCGACAAAAAAAGGGTGGAAAGTGCCTTAGCTGCAGCACACCTCCCAAAGGGAAAG TATGACTCTATGAAAGCGGATGTGTTCACTGAAGCAGCCTTCAGGACCTTCATGATGAATCTGTGTCCTCGGCCTGAAATCTATGAGATTTTCACTTCTTA CTCCACCAAACCCACAATGAGCAAGGAGAACTTCACCAAGTTCCTCTATGAGAAGCAGAGGGACTCCCGGCTCAATGAGGAGCTGTTTCCACGTCTGCGACAAGACCAGATCAAGGCTTTGATTGACAAGTATGAGCCCATCTCTACGAATTCAAACAGAG GCTTTATTTCTCCAGAAGGTCTTTTGTTCTTCCTGATGGGTCCTGAGACATCAGTCGTCATGCAAGACAAGCTAGCAAAGAGTCAGGATATGACCCAACCCCTACCCCATTACTTCATCAAGTCTTCCCATAACACTTATCTAACAG CTGGTCAGTTTTCAGGCGTGTCCTCTCCTGAGATGTACCGTCAGTGTCTTCTGTCTGGATGTCGGTGTCTGGAGCTGGACTGCTGGAAGGGAAAACCTCCAGATGAAGAGCCCATCATCACCCATGGCTTCACCATGACCACTGAGATTCTCTTCAAG gacgtGATTGAAGCTATTGCAGAGAGTGCCTTCAAGACCTCCAAATACCCGGTCATCCTCTCGTTTGAGAACCACGTGGACTC GGTTAAACAGCAAGAAAAGATGGCCAACTACTGCAAAACCCTATTTGGAGATGCCTTGCTCACAGAGCCTTTGGACAAATATCCT CTGAAGCCAGGCCAGCAGATCCCCAGCCCCTCTGAGCTCATGGGGAAGATCCTCATTAAGAACAAGAAGGGTTCTCATGAAAAACCAGCCCAGGCGAAGAAAAGCAGCACAGCAGCCACCGATCAGGCAGCAGCTGCAACCCCCCAAGATCCAAACTGTCCCTCCCAGGATGAAACTAACCCAACATCTCCCAGTCAGGAGAACCAAG CTGATGGAGAAGGAACTGTGGAGGAAAATGAGGAGCAAGAAGATACAGAAGAACAAGATGAAGAGAAGATGAAGACATCTGATGAG GGCACAGCAGGACAAGAAGTTACAGCCTACGAGGCAATGTCATCCATCGTTAACTACATTCAGCCAAACAAATTCATCTCTTTCGACAATGCCAGAA agAAAAATAAGAGTTACGTCATCTCATCCTTTGTGGAAACCAAAGGGGAAGCAATGATTTCCAAGACTGCAGTTGAATTTGTCGA ATACAATAAGAGGCAGATGAGCAGGATTTATCCCAAAGGAACCAGAATGGACTCATCCAACTACTCCCCTCAACCTTTTTGGAACGTTGGCTGCCAGATGGTGGCACTCAACTACCAAACCATGG ATTTCCCCATGCAGCTGAACATGGCTCTGTTTGAATTCAACGGCAGGACGGGTTACCTGCTCAAGCACGACGTCCTGCGTCGTGGAGACAAGAAGTTTGACCCTTTTTGCGACAGGATTGACACAGTCGTGGCCAGCACCCTCACCATCAAG ATATACTCAGGACAGTTTCTGTCAGATAAGAATGTGAAAACTGGAGTGGAAGTGGAAGTTATCGGACTCCCCGGTGACCCCAAGAAAAAGTATCGCACCAAGTGGTCCACCACACCCAACGCCATTAACCCTGTCTGGAATGAGGAGCCTTTTGTTTTTGAGAAG ATTTTGCTTCCAGAATTGGCCTCTTTAAGAATTGTGGTCCATGAAGAAAATGGGAAGTTTCTGGGACACAGAATTATTCCCGTCGATGCCATCCAGTCAG GTTTCCATCACATCTGTCTGCGCAGCGAGAGCAACATGCCTCTCACTCTGCCTGCTCTTTTTGTGTACATTGAGGTTAAGGACTACAtccctgctgcctttgcag ATTTCACAGATGCCTTATTTAATCCAACAAAAGGCACAGAGAAGACCACAAAGACCCCCAAAGAG TCATCTACTGACTACATTTCTCCGTATGAGTTGCCTCTTGTCGTCCAACCTCCCACAGATAAAGTCAAGGAAAGTGCAGCCCCTGCAGCAG AAAAGCTCACATCTGAAAAGACGCCGTCTACTGATGCTGCTGACCAGTCAGCCCAGGCGGCCCATGAATCCAGTCCAGGGGCAGCAGATCCTCCACAACCTGATCCTCCTTCAACTCCTACTGAGGATGCAGGAGGCCCCTCATCTGAAGTCCCTTCAGAGGATGCTTCTTCCCCGAAGAAGGCAGTAGAAGAGAAAGAAGCTGCCCAAGAGCCTGTGGCAGTTCTTGATGCACAAGACCAGCCCGATACACAATCAGAACCTGTTGTAGAGCAGGTGGTATCGGACTCCTGCAGGCGTTCTGAAGAACCTGCCTCTGCTGAGCCCAAATCTGAAGAAACAACCCCCCCAGCTGaggcagcgggagcaggggacaACTCTCAGACAG AGCCTTCAACTGTGACTACTGAGCACCTGACACAGCACAAAAACTATCTGAAGGTCATCAAGCGTCAGGAGCGGGAGATGAAAGAGTTTGAAAAGAAGTatcagaaaaaagaagaggagctGATGCAGAAATACTCAGACGTCTTCAAGGCTGTCAAAAAGaaagtttctttaaagaaaaaaga AGGAGACGACGACACCTCTGACAGCAGCGTGAAGGCGTCACGGGTGCAGGAGCAGAGGGAAAAGATGCAGGCCGAGCTGCAGGTTCTGTGGACAGAGCAGTGTGATCagctgaagaaaaagaaggagcAGTGTGCCACAGAG AGACTTGCTAAACTGATGGAGATGGCCATGGAGAAGCACACCAGTGAGCTGAAGGCTTTGGAAAG tgaaaccaaagagaaaaagaaaacggtCTCCAAGTGTTCATCCacagaaaaaccaaa GCTGAAAAAAGCGATGAGCACTGAGGTACTAGACGAAACCAGTCAATCGGAAGGAGTA CAGTCTTCAGAGTCCTTTCCACAACAAGAAGCTCTGATGAGGAAACAAGAGGCCACACTGGAAGAAATCAAGACCTTGACGAATCAG CTCAATCAAGAGGCGGTAAAGGAGCATACTCAAAAGCTGAGGTCTTTGCCAGCAGAGGTTAAAGAGGCAGTAAACAGCTGCATGGGGGCGCACTTCCCTGAACTTGTGGACAAGCCTGGAGAGAAGAGAGTTGGAGAAATGGGCTTTTATGGAGATGTTTTCTTGGGTTAA
- the plcb2 gene encoding 1-phosphatidylinositol 4,5-bisphosphate phosphodiesterase beta-2 isoform X1: protein MNKKRYFLDPPEVKDYLVKGERFTKWSEDSTKTVPVTMKMDPKGFYVYWMNQSKETTFLDVNTIRDTRTGKYAKLPKHPKVRNVFNLDFPDSNHLAKTLTIVSGPDMVNLTYHNFFASKDKVTQNWANDILAISYNAARNNACRQVFLEKIYVRISLQTNKDGKIPVKNIYKMFPADKKRVESALAAAHLPKGKYDSMKADVFTEAAFRTFMMNLCPRPEIYEIFTSYSTKPTMSKENFTKFLYEKQRDSRLNEELFPRLRQDQIKALIDKYEPISTNSNRGFISPEGLLFFLMGPETSVVMQDKLAKSQDMTQPLPHYFIKSSHNTYLTAGQFSGVSSPEMYRQCLLSGCRCLELDCWKGKPPDEEPIITHGFTMTTEILFKDVIEAIAESAFKTSKYPVILSFENHVDSVKQQEKMANYCKTLFGDALLTEPLDKYPLKPGQQIPSPSELMGKILIKNKKGSHEKPAQAKKSSTAATDQAAAATPQDPNCPSQDETNPTSPSQENQADGEGTVEENEEQEDTEEQDEEKMKTSDEGTAGQEVTAYEAMSSIVNYIQPNKFISFDNARKKNKSYVISSFVETKGEAMISKTAVEFVEYNKRQMSRIYPKGTRMDSSNYSPQPFWNVGCQMVALNYQTMDFPMQLNMALFEFNGRTGYLLKHDVLRRGDKKFDPFCDRIDTVVASTLTIKIYSGQFLSDKNVKTGVEVEVIGLPGDPKKKYRTKWSTTPNAINPVWNEEPFVFEKILLPELASLRIVVHEENGKFLGHRIIPVDAIQSGFHHICLRSESNMPLTLPALFVYIEVKDYIPAAFADFTDALFNPTKGTEKTTKTPKESSTDYISPYELPLVVQPPTDKVKESAAPAAEKLTSEKTPSTDAADQSAQAAHESSPGAADPPQPDPPSTPTEDAGGPSSEVPSEDASSPKKAVEEKEAAQEPVAVLDAQDQPDTQSEPVVEQVVSDSCRRSEEPASAEPKSEETTPPAEAAGAGDNSQTEPSTVTTEHLTQHKNYLKVIKRQEREMKEFEKKYQKKEEELMQKYSDVFKAVKKKVSLKKKEGDDDTSDSSVKASRVQEQREKMQAELQVLWTEQCDQLKKKKEQCATERLAKLMEMAMEKHTSELKALESETKEKKKTVSKCSSTEKPKLKKAMSTEVLDETSQSEGVSSESFPQQEALMRKQEATLEEIKTLTNQLNQEAVKEHTQKLRSLPAEVKEAVNSCMGAHFPELVDKPGEKRVGEMGFYGDVFLG, encoded by the exons atgaataagAAAAGGTACTTTCTGGACCCTCCAGAGGTCAAAGACTATTTGGTCAAAGGAGAAAGATTTACCAAGTGGTCAGAG gattcGACAAAGACTGTTCCGGTGACGATGAAGATGGATCCAAAAGGGTTCTATGTGTACTGGATGAACCAAAGCAAG gaGACAACATTCCTGGACGTTAACACAATCAGAGATACCAGAACAGGAAAATATGCCAAACTTCCCAAA CATCCAAAAGTCCGTAATGTGTTCAACCTGGATTTTCCTGACAGCAACCACCTTGCCAAAACCTTGACCATCGTTTCAGGTCCAGACATGGTGAATCTGACATATCACAACTTCTTTGCCTCAAAAGACAAAGTGACACAG AACTGGGCGAACGATATTCTTGCGATTTCTTATAATGCTGCAAGAAACAATGCATGCAGACAAgtctttttggagaaaat ATACGTCCGCATTTCCCTCCAAACCAACAAGGATGGCAAGATTCCAGTGAAGAA CATTTACAAGATGTTTCCTGCCGACAAAAAAAGGGTGGAAAGTGCCTTAGCTGCAGCACACCTCCCAAAGGGAAAG TATGACTCTATGAAAGCGGATGTGTTCACTGAAGCAGCCTTCAGGACCTTCATGATGAATCTGTGTCCTCGGCCTGAAATCTATGAGATTTTCACTTCTTA CTCCACCAAACCCACAATGAGCAAGGAGAACTTCACCAAGTTCCTCTATGAGAAGCAGAGGGACTCCCGGCTCAATGAGGAGCTGTTTCCACGTCTGCGACAAGACCAGATCAAGGCTTTGATTGACAAGTATGAGCCCATCTCTACGAATTCAAACAGAG GCTTTATTTCTCCAGAAGGTCTTTTGTTCTTCCTGATGGGTCCTGAGACATCAGTCGTCATGCAAGACAAGCTAGCAAAGAGTCAGGATATGACCCAACCCCTACCCCATTACTTCATCAAGTCTTCCCATAACACTTATCTAACAG CTGGTCAGTTTTCAGGCGTGTCCTCTCCTGAGATGTACCGTCAGTGTCTTCTGTCTGGATGTCGGTGTCTGGAGCTGGACTGCTGGAAGGGAAAACCTCCAGATGAAGAGCCCATCATCACCCATGGCTTCACCATGACCACTGAGATTCTCTTCAAG gacgtGATTGAAGCTATTGCAGAGAGTGCCTTCAAGACCTCCAAATACCCGGTCATCCTCTCGTTTGAGAACCACGTGGACTC GGTTAAACAGCAAGAAAAGATGGCCAACTACTGCAAAACCCTATTTGGAGATGCCTTGCTCACAGAGCCTTTGGACAAATATCCT CTGAAGCCAGGCCAGCAGATCCCCAGCCCCTCTGAGCTCATGGGGAAGATCCTCATTAAGAACAAGAAGGGTTCTCATGAAAAACCAGCCCAGGCGAAGAAAAGCAGCACAGCAGCCACCGATCAGGCAGCAGCTGCAACCCCCCAAGATCCAAACTGTCCCTCCCAGGATGAAACTAACCCAACATCTCCCAGTCAGGAGAACCAAG CTGATGGAGAAGGAACTGTGGAGGAAAATGAGGAGCAAGAAGATACAGAAGAACAAGATGAAGAGAAGATGAAGACATCTGATGAG GGCACAGCAGGACAAGAAGTTACAGCCTACGAGGCAATGTCATCCATCGTTAACTACATTCAGCCAAACAAATTCATCTCTTTCGACAATGCCAGAA agAAAAATAAGAGTTACGTCATCTCATCCTTTGTGGAAACCAAAGGGGAAGCAATGATTTCCAAGACTGCAGTTGAATTTGTCGA ATACAATAAGAGGCAGATGAGCAGGATTTATCCCAAAGGAACCAGAATGGACTCATCCAACTACTCCCCTCAACCTTTTTGGAACGTTGGCTGCCAGATGGTGGCACTCAACTACCAAACCATGG ATTTCCCCATGCAGCTGAACATGGCTCTGTTTGAATTCAACGGCAGGACGGGTTACCTGCTCAAGCACGACGTCCTGCGTCGTGGAGACAAGAAGTTTGACCCTTTTTGCGACAGGATTGACACAGTCGTGGCCAGCACCCTCACCATCAAG ATATACTCAGGACAGTTTCTGTCAGATAAGAATGTGAAAACTGGAGTGGAAGTGGAAGTTATCGGACTCCCCGGTGACCCCAAGAAAAAGTATCGCACCAAGTGGTCCACCACACCCAACGCCATTAACCCTGTCTGGAATGAGGAGCCTTTTGTTTTTGAGAAG ATTTTGCTTCCAGAATTGGCCTCTTTAAGAATTGTGGTCCATGAAGAAAATGGGAAGTTTCTGGGACACAGAATTATTCCCGTCGATGCCATCCAGTCAG GTTTCCATCACATCTGTCTGCGCAGCGAGAGCAACATGCCTCTCACTCTGCCTGCTCTTTTTGTGTACATTGAGGTTAAGGACTACAtccctgctgcctttgcag ATTTCACAGATGCCTTATTTAATCCAACAAAAGGCACAGAGAAGACCACAAAGACCCCCAAAGAG TCATCTACTGACTACATTTCTCCGTATGAGTTGCCTCTTGTCGTCCAACCTCCCACAGATAAAGTCAAGGAAAGTGCAGCCCCTGCAGCAG AAAAGCTCACATCTGAAAAGACGCCGTCTACTGATGCTGCTGACCAGTCAGCCCAGGCGGCCCATGAATCCAGTCCAGGGGCAGCAGATCCTCCACAACCTGATCCTCCTTCAACTCCTACTGAGGATGCAGGAGGCCCCTCATCTGAAGTCCCTTCAGAGGATGCTTCTTCCCCGAAGAAGGCAGTAGAAGAGAAAGAAGCTGCCCAAGAGCCTGTGGCAGTTCTTGATGCACAAGACCAGCCCGATACACAATCAGAACCTGTTGTAGAGCAGGTGGTATCGGACTCCTGCAGGCGTTCTGAAGAACCTGCCTCTGCTGAGCCCAAATCTGAAGAAACAACCCCCCCAGCTGaggcagcgggagcaggggacaACTCTCAGACAG AGCCTTCAACTGTGACTACTGAGCACCTGACACAGCACAAAAACTATCTGAAGGTCATCAAGCGTCAGGAGCGGGAGATGAAAGAGTTTGAAAAGAAGTatcagaaaaaagaagaggagctGATGCAGAAATACTCAGACGTCTTCAAGGCTGTCAAAAAGaaagtttctttaaagaaaaaaga AGGAGACGACGACACCTCTGACAGCAGCGTGAAGGCGTCACGGGTGCAGGAGCAGAGGGAAAAGATGCAGGCCGAGCTGCAGGTTCTGTGGACAGAGCAGTGTGATCagctgaagaaaaagaaggagcAGTGTGCCACAGAG AGACTTGCTAAACTGATGGAGATGGCCATGGAGAAGCACACCAGTGAGCTGAAGGCTTTGGAAAG tgaaaccaaagagaaaaagaaaacggtCTCCAAGTGTTCATCCacagaaaaaccaaa GCTGAAAAAAGCGATGAGCACTGAGGTACTAGACGAAACCAGTCAATCGGAAGGAGTA TCTTCAGAGTCCTTTCCACAACAAGAAGCTCTGATGAGGAAACAAGAGGCCACACTGGAAGAAATCAAGACCTTGACGAATCAG CTCAATCAAGAGGCGGTAAAGGAGCATACTCAAAAGCTGAGGTCTTTGCCAGCAGAGGTTAAAGAGGCAGTAAACAGCTGCATGGGGGCGCACTTCCCTGAACTTGTGGACAAGCCTGGAGAGAAGAGAGTTGGAGAAATGGGCTTTTATGGAGATGTTTTCTTGGGTTAA